DNA from Asterias amurensis chromosome 7, ASM3211899v1:
TCAGCGTCCCTGTAGCATTTCACGTtacttgcaaggggtctattgtgCTTTTGTAATCAACACAATAGGCCTATGCATTGTTTTTATGCAAGCCCGCATAGGTGAATACCTACACAGTGCCGTGGTGAATGGATACTACAATGTACTACACAAGTTTTGCATTAAAACACAAGCCACATATATGCACTGTTTCATGGCTTCAAGTGGTTGGTCAACTTGCTTGAAAATTTTACCAAGACAGATTGGGAGGATTTTATGATCAATGTTATTATTGGGCAAGGGATCAATGAGTATTATCAGTTTGATTTTTACCCttccagccatcgatttcaccaaactcttcctaacttaggattaatcctaggacttaggatgagttcagttccgtatctatAGACGTGGAGGCATTGAACCCATACTAAGTGAGGACAAGttcagttactcgtcctaagttcaGTTACTCGTCCCGAACTTAAGTTAGGATTAGGCCTAATTcctagcatttcatgaaatacttGACTCGTAGGCATGCCAATTGAACAAAAGCCTTATAACCTGAATCAAGTTTAGGGGATAATTTCTAATTGGTTTCTCATCAAATCAAAAACCTTCTTGGAAGTAATCAAACGCCTTCTTGTGTTACAGGAAGTGTCAATTGATGCTAactgtcaattttgttttgcatctgGTATAAAAAATATACTTTCTTACGTGTTAGCAGAGGGTACTGCAACGTTTATAGCAGCACTGCTGCTAACACatcaggatttgaactgccccTAGCTAGCTTGTttgtctagtggtaagacatctgctcttgcaatgcaaatgtcgtgggttcaaatccaatccaagtgatttgcctgtgaatttttttcaaagaaatctggaaagtattgagtaggcctatacagtgcttagtacacatcagtgtaagggtataaaataaattgtataatattCTTTAGGCCTAATTCTCTAGTCTTCCAACCTATTCTGATTTCTGCGAAGTTTTTAATTAGCCTTAAAAGTCTATAAAAGCTTGTATAATTCATGTACAGTGtagctataataataataatacaaggtatttataaagcgctctaactaacaggggaaagtaccacagcgctgtacacacaaaataaacaaagagcaaagaataaataaaagctAGCAAATCAGGTGaacaggtgggttttgagagatttcttgAAGGCTGCTAGTGAGCTAGAGTGGCGGATGTTGTGAGGTAAATCATTCCAGAGCTCAGCCCTGGTACTCAATAAGATGGCTCTACTCTTTTCAGAGTGTCGGACATCATGCCTGTATCATACTGCACAATACTCCTACAATGCACCTTGCACAGTAACACGTGAAAACTAACTTCCAAAGTAGCCAAATATGCCTCAGCAGGTGAATTGGAATATTGGATCATCTCACTCTTTGTAGAATGGCAATGGTTTGAGCCTTATAATAACCTTTCTGTTTATTTACATGTGCAGAGAAAGCCAAATTTCTATGATGATGTTTTCTACTGGAAGATTCTTAGGTACACCACACAGACATTCAAAATGATTAcattttgtagatttttttatGGAAATTGGGGATCAATTTAGTTCTAAATGTGTTGATAAATCACAGTGTAGTAATTCAAAAGCTTGAACAGTTCATACTTCATGGGAATGCGAAAGCAAAGCAAATTTCCTTGTGTTAAAATTGGCAAACAATGCATATCTGGTTGTTTGCGTCATGTAATTTGCTATGCATTCACTTTCGCTTGAAGAATTCAAGAACCCAAACGAGGAGTTTGTGCACAACATTTAACTGGCATTGAGTCTTTCATAAATCTTGATTATAAAAAGCATATTTCCTTTCCTATGTAGTGGGCATGTTTCACATATTTGCTTCTTCTTCTCTCCTTCTGAGTGCAGTCTTCAAATGATTGAAGATAAACGCATAGCCAGCAGCACTGTTTGCTAGACACACTGGGGTAAACCCCAGCTCTTGTTAGCTATAAGTGTGTACTGGGGTAATTTACGTGCATTGAGGGTACACACAGTATCAGAACAATCCTATGTGGTCCATAATCCAATGAATAACACTCGGAGAGAATTTCTCGATTTACACTATTAgtttattaaataaaacaatcctcTATATTTACGCAAAACTTCCAATACAAATTACGTCTCAAGCTAAGGGTCAGTATGACTATGTACTAataattgcaattcaaataataatttcacCTGGTCAAAAAACTGAGAACTCCTTCTTCGTATAGGAATAGTGATTCAGAATTCAGTAAATTTTTACAAATGTACAGCTATACGTCCAATTTgaaattatgttttttgttctgttgttttttattggtATTCCCTTTCTCCATGTCTGTTTTGGATGTACTccatttgttattgttatcatgagtaaaaaaaatttaCAACTATTTGTGAAATTATGCTAAGGATTGTCTCAGATTTCATGAATGAATACACTGTACTTTGATTGTGGACTCATCTTCTGCATGCAAAGCTTGTGGAGAAGTTTTTGGGCTCACCTGTGCTCACTGAAGTTGGAAGTGGTGTTTATATTATAGGTAGAACAGTCACCCTCCTTCTATCTGGTCATTCGATATcacccacatacatgtacattggttTAATATGCCAGTCTGCATTTTTACATCATATGATatcctcctactgtctgatcaTTCAGTGTCATGCACAACTGTGGTTTTGAGTGAATTATAAAGTTGGTGTAAATGTACCtgtataaagcctggttcaaacTTTGTGCGAATGCTAAATTCCTTGCATCACAATTGGAAAAACAGCATGTACCGATTATTGCatcaccaaaatttgcttcacATTGGCATCCGCAGTcctgaagtatgaactgggcttaaatCTGCAATAGAAGATGTGGTGAATGCTCTAGATACATACATGGTACAAATGAGTCTTGTGCACAGTTAGTTGTGCCATCATTCCACCTGATACAACAGAACATGTTGTTGAATgaatctaggcccaatttcatggctctgctataccgtaagcacagaattggcgcttgcggaagcagggaattctgtgcttagggCAAGCCTGTTTCACGGGTTTagtggcgaattttggcttctgcgcgtgcgtattccacattactaggcattctacacttaaaggctagcacagaaattctgTGCTTGCACGTTAGCAAGGGAATcatgattgtaagcgcagaactcggcggtaagcagagccatgaaattgggccctgaatggTTGCTATTGTTGTGCAAGGAGTGTTTTGAAACCAGAACCAGACTTTTACAAAACACTTTAGCTTGGATTTAACACTTAGTTGCAGTctattttaacaattttatttcTCCCCCCTCTCACTCATAGTGCCCAGGCAAGTTCCGAGTacatgtcacttcagagtgGTTTCAATAACCCGCCAGAAGGTATGGACTAAAAGAActtattttcataaaacaaatataatttatttcaaaactgaAGTACAGATTGTAAACAACAGACACAAGTTATCTTCTCACATATTTATTTCatatatataggatttgaggcattgcatggtgaggtatcaatatatatttggtttgcggtaacaccatgtgtgtatatacatgtacttgccaggtagagtttgttctcagagaggtgtcttgcttaattctactaccgcggcgaagattgttcgggtgttcgggagacttctcagttctgaaaagaactgtcctgcttattaactattacctgggcggatggtatagaaataagctgggactactactttagcttatactttagcttatatttatttcaattccctttaaaacaaataatttgtatatCCTAAAGTGCCTAATCCAAGTCACTCTTCCCTTTACTGTCAATGTATGCATAGACTGTGAAGGTTAATTTAAATATTAAGTCTGGCAGTCGAATAGGATTACTTCAAGATAAAACTGTTGCATTcaatatttttattgtatatatttttttatttgacagtGATTTACGACAATTTCGGTGGAGGTTTACCGCCTGCTCAAACACAAAGAACAGGTGAAGAACTTCAGATATTTTTTAGCTGAACATTTAAAGGATGCTTTTCAAATGTTGAGCCATCCATCTTAAAGAAATGTTTCTagaaaaccacagtggatggtaTTCaatagtcagacagtaggagggttgactgtgtactgtttcAATGTTGATGCgatgcattcaccacaaaaCAGAATACAAAACTAGGGCTTCAAAAAGGCGCCCAGGCGCATTGCTGGCTATTACCTTTGGCAAAGTGcatcatcattcaaaaccacagtgggtgatattgaatggtcagacagtaggagggttgactgttcaccatgtacactgtatacaccacatgatatcatattgcaggctggcatagtttttcTACCTTTCAAAGCCACAAtgggtgatattgaatggtcagacagtaggagggttgactgtgcaccatgtacactgtatacaccacatgatatcatattgcaggctggcatagtttttcTACCTTTCAAAGCCACAAtgggtgatattgaatggtcagacagtaggagggttgactgtgcacCATGTACACTGTATACACCACATGatatattgcaggctggcatagtttttcTACCTTTCAAagccacagtggatgatattgaatggtcggacagtaggagggttgactgtgtacggTGTAGATGCATCCACCATATTGCAGCCTTGTATATTAGAGGCTGGCATCGCTCAAAACCAACATAGATGATATTGACAATAGGAGGGTTTAAAAAGCCAAAAGGTTTttacaatttggtttttacccatacaccgatctgtatcaagcactgtatactcagtattttcccgagttctgttaaaaaaaattaacgggCTTTAGGCAAATCACCCAGGTGGGAtgcaaacccacaacctttgcattgcttaccactagaccactgagctcccccgctagctagaggcagtttaaatCCTTAGCAGTAGGTACCGCAATGATTCAATaatgttaaattttgcatcaGGGGAATAAAGAATACCATTTtactgtttttataatgtttaatatttttatccgTCCTGTTATCGGCGCTTGCGCTGGTTagatattataaaataatatataaattcCTCCCTTTTGTAATTTACAGAGGCAATCTATGACAATACAATACCCACTCCCCCACCTCGGAGGGTCAAACCCAAACCTAAGAAGAAAGATAACGGAGAGTACGCATCCGCCTATGACTTGTTGAGACCAACCAATCAATATTACTCTATTCAGGGTGGTGAGTTTGCTACAATATTTTGCACAAAGATAATTTACAACAGTGCATTTCTTTCCTGAAATTTTGTTCAACTCTAACttcttggattttttttttaaagcaatagtCCTTTCTAAATGAATAAGAATCAAATAACTAAAATCCAAGCCTGGCGACATTCTTGCTTTGGCTGTGTACAACCAACCCCATCAAAGTAAAATAGAAAGAAACCAAAAAACCTTTCCGATGATAAAAATGtagcttttgttttcttttttttcttacagaAGGATCGCCCCAACAGCCACCTCCACTTCCACCCATGAGAAAACCAAAGAGGAAAGGTCAGAAAACTTAAGCTCTTGTttataaatgtgtttatttaaaaTCTTTCTGAGACCGAGTAATGAGTTTGATGGAAGGTCTGATAATTAAGGGATGCAACAAAGgtgactgcctccatgccccctggtcattgccttggtgcccatgaaatgctccagtagaaatttacaattttctcatataCAATTTtttcctttaccaaggagaaaatgccttgaatGTTGGCTGCCTGCTTGTTTCGGGTCAGccagatttttctgtgcttagcaagtttttgtgctaacggGTGTAATGAAATTGAACCTTGATCcaataatgttttcttttctgaAGGAAACCCATGCACCGAAAATGTAAGATTTTCTTGGCACCAAGCTACTTTCCGACCTCATGTCGGAAAATTTAAGGCTATCATTGCGTTGTTGTTGCCCAAAAAGATGATAAGTTGGTTCGAGAATCAAATATTTCAGATGAAAATGACAAAGAAACTTATCGTGAGTGTTAACGACCTATCTTATCCCAGATCCAAACCATAAACATCGGACGGCAGACACCAACATCGTTGCCGTTAAGTTTGACATGTTGGTCAACCCAAGCCATCTTCACACAGCGAAGCCTGACTTCTGCAGTAAATGTGAAGCTGTGTTCTCTGTGCTCAGTAAGGTCACTCCAGGTGGAGACGATTCACAAGTAAGTCCCAGacaagtatcctcacttggtgtatcccaacataatgcttaatataacaaatttgtgaaaatttggactcaattgatcatcaaagttgcaagagaataatgaagaaaaaacaccattgtcacacaaatttgtgtgctttcagatgcctaaaaagggcttcaggcctgaagtttttcatatatttgagtgagagttttctcaaaaactgtgttacttcgaagggagctgtttctcacactgtttttttattatcaacagctgtccattgctcgttaccaagtaagtttttatgataacgaTTATTTTGGGTTATTAcaactagtgtccagtgcctttgacaAATGCACAAAGGATAGTCAAGTATTTAGAAAGTCATTCTGGTTTTGATGTTTATATCTGTCTTGCGTTTCTTTCTTTCCCCTCAGGTGTGGCATTGTGAATTCTGTGACCAAGACAATCCCGTCACCGCAGAGATGCAGAGGTTCCCACCAGAGTCCGACGTGACATACAGAATCCACCAAGGCACAGGAGAAGGGGACGATACAGCTGTCATCTTCATGGTGGATATATCAGGCAGTATGTCTGTCACCAAAGAGGTAGGTTTTGGATagatcaatagaccgatccattaagctccgccccattgcgtattgaccaattacaacccattgcacaaccaaaagtctgacactatAAGTCTGAAATGTTTAGTGCGTATGCTTGGCGAGcacagcagagttgtgcagaatggcattggagaggctcacatgttcttgctcacatgtgcggTGTATTGCACAAGGCACAGCATACTAGCACCTGCCTATCTTGTCCGCtattttttgtgtcaaaattcTGCACAAAATGATGGAAATGGTAGACAAATTTATTTGGACCAAATATAATGCTCTAGTTATGTGTCAACCATATATCAAAATGGCCTATTTAGTTTAAAGCTTAGTGGGAAAAAAAAGCGTTCAGTTTAAACCAGTATGAAGGGggttatggtttggtttggATTGGGGAGAGGGAAAATGCCAGGGCTGGATTAAGTGTTGTGTTTGCCCCCAGGAAGCAGTGTTTTGTAGGCCCCGTATTTAAAAATAGATGTCAAATTAAATTTGATTGACAAATGAAAATCAAAAAGCCAGTTTGGTCCAGAAGTGCCCAAAAGGCATGACTATGTACTTGTTTATATTTGccccaaattaatttttttattctgaAAATCCTGTACAAATGTAACCAAAGTTTGGATTGTGTTCGTAACTTGTTGTAATATTACTGATGAACACTCAGGTCCCTACAAGAGTGGTTGGTAACCAGAGATTGAATGATGCTAATGCTGCTTTGTCTACATACCAGCAAGAGATGGCGGAACACGACCGGTACTCTGTAGAACCCAAGTCCACTGTCACTTACATATCAAGACTGCAGGTATGGTCCCAAACCATGGCGTtatagggtatgttcagacagcatactaacttagacccgaaccggtctaacttttacgagcagcggggggtggtcgtaaaaataaaaacccattgcgttcagacagcacagagttaaaggaacacgttgccttggatcggacgagttggtctataaaaagcgtttataaccgtttgttatgaaatgcatatggttagaaagatgttttaaaagtagaatataatgatccacacaagtatcactcaaaattgcacggttttccttttacgtcgcgaactatcacggtcggccatttatgggagtcaaaatgttgactcccataaatggccgaccgtgttggtcgacagggtaaaaggaaaaccgtgcaatttcgaggcatgtttgtgtggatcattgtattctacttttacaacatctttctacccatatgcattttataataaacggttgaaaacgcttgtcaaagaccaactcgaccggtccaaggcaacgtgttcctttaaacccgatccggtttatcttcggttttaagaggtcaaagtagacgcgaccccgttgctctaacatccggttttattcatcagattcacgcaccgagtatgccgagatccccatgccctggatgatcagacagggcataattattggatacaaatggctcaatcgaacgcggtaacagttttaccgttgggaggatatgggcacttaaaacaaacatgaacacgactcgaaattatttttttaaacaaacaaaatactgatacaaaccgccgagaaaactcaccaaaatattgtccatattccatgaaacagaacacgtttcatttttgtgttttgttttataccactgtttccaatttaataaatacttttagtttgtacttcaatcgattggaagttgcgatctctcaaaagctggtgccgcgatttttattccgattcgttaataaacacaactacacacgtgcaagttacgtaaatacatgtactttgcagtattttcccaacttcccaacaacgtggtgatattgctggcgtagggaatttcccctacacacagcctcgcgcccactgcagttcattctcctagattgaaagtacagcacgctaaaacggtgacggcaatagaaaggcacatccacggcaTCGGTGAtggtaactatgggatatcagagagtgatcactatgggatggcagcgctgtacatgtgagaagcattacaaaatatgcttcttcgctgcgctcgtagtatacgcatggaaaacagtttcaatttattgtaggacactcaacaaaaaaagcttggaaaatatagttttgtttcagaatttaataaatctcgggcgtgggcctgtgttaaactgcatacaccgatcgagagggtttcgccaactcggtaagcggcaagaaagtaatataaatactcggtgcttttcagcatcagaggcaacagaaaccgtatacaagcactccgggtcccgggcgtgtgcattgaaccacacaatgggtcgtccgttgtgagttaaaaccggatgtcattctgtccacacgcagtgttaaaaagataaacccgaaccggtttagacttagaccgcctcgctggacggtttaagttttggggtttaaacccgatccggtctaactttatttgcgttcacacgcacaaaagttgaacccgaaccggtctaagtggacttagaccaactttagtacggcgtgtgaacgagcTCTATGTGGAAGTGTTTTAGTATTATCATTGTTTGTTCGCTTGTTCATTTGTTCATTCGTTTGAAGATTGTCAAGGAACACATCATCCAAATAGGAAGATCTTGATTAAAGccacaaataacttacagggtttacagaaggtaatggtgaaagacttctcttgaaatattattccacgaaatgctttactctttgagaaaacattaaaacaattatcaattctcgatatcgagaattacggatttattttaaacatgacaCAAGGGTtgattttctgttattttttcccgactccgatgaccgattgagcctaaattttcacaggtttgttattttatacataagttgtgatacacgaagtgtagacttttggacaatactgttaaccgaaagtgtccaatggctcttTAAGCCAGCTGGTTGTCTCATCATTGATCTCTCAAAGTCCAGAAACACCGTGAGGGGATTTGTAGAAAGGACAAGCATTGATGATATGATCCATAGTTTAGGTTTTGCAACAGGCTTGTATTGGTGATGGATAAGCTCCAATTTTATTCAGGAAATTTTATCATTGTTAATTTTGTCTAAAAGCAAAAACAAGGGATTCTCAAAGGCAACTATCGCTGTAACCTTAACTGAAGATACCTAATAAAATCCATACTAGAACCATTTTTATTGTCACAATGAACTTCAACtgacaaattaattttatttgtcgtgttattttttaattttttatttgaacaggCCATGCAGTCGGCCATTGACCAGCAGCTGTCAAAAATGGAACAACTTCAAGGAAACAAAAGAGTGGGACTCATTGCTTTCAACGATAATgtgagttttgtttgtttgtttgtttgtttgtttgtttgtttgtttgtttgtttgtttgtttgtttgtttgtttgtttgtttgttttggggttttttttttttttaatgcaacttcacccaaacaaggctaaaagcttAACTAGGTGCTAAAAAAGGGTTTCAGATGAAAAgaggagctgaaggtaggaattttTATTCCTTtcaaacagtctagattgtaggattgTAGGTTCactctttttattaaatttttgaggAAACGTCAAAAGATTTGTGTAATCCAGAACCGACACTCCTTGctgataacatttttttttttttgggggggggggaggttatTTCATAACTGCTTACTCTTAACATCCCAAACATCATGAACTAACTCCtaatttatttgagtaataataataatacagcatttataaagcgcactaaatctgtagaacattcaaaggcgctggtcaaagaacaagaagaaaatttcaTTCAATATCTGCATaggctaatctgaagagatgggttttgagagaatgttggaatcgagagatgtcatgtgtgtccttgagatgtctgttttattttgggagggcacatcttttttgatgacagttatTTGACTTTTGcctttccctggacggccttGCTCATAACATTGTGTCCtaaaaattaaagtaaaacaaatttttaattaaattattcAGGTGGTGGTGATTGGAGACGGGAGTGAAGAGCCAGTGCCGTTAGAGGGCGCCGGATTGACGGATGAGCAGAGCATCATCAGCTTGGGTCAAATCTTTCCTCTGCCAGCTCCCATCAAAGAAGTCCGCAGATGTCTTTCGGACAAGGTCTTCAGGTAGACGAGTGGTGTTTTATCTCTTTGGTATCTTTAAAAAATCCGAGGTCTGTTTATGCATTATCTGCAGTCATTGTTTCTATACATTTATGACTTGCAGTTTATAAAAAAAGTAGTTATTTACAATTTTGAATGCATGGCATTACAACATATAGTACTATGCACGGATTAAGAAGGTCTCGGAGACATGAGTGCAAATATTTTAGCTATTACAGGAAGCATTAGATGGGAGCACTCCACCATGTatactatttttattttctttattttgaattCCATTTCACAGCCTTACAGAGGGAGGACAAACTGCTCTTGGACCAGCCCTAATGCTGTCAGTTGCGGTGGCAGCACAAAAGGtcgggtcaaaggtcatagtGTGCACAGACGGGTTGGCAAATGTCGGCCTGGGCCAGTTGGACGTTGTGGATGATGAGCACTACAACACATCCTCGGAATTCTACGAACATGTTGGGCATTACGCCCAGGACAGTGGGTAAGAAGATTTCATTGGAAACAAGTTCTTTAAAACCAtttgggtgggtttttttcttttcttcaggattgtaacaaaacaagaaatgagttttttaaaatcaatgaaaatacAGTGTAAGTTTCAGTGTCTCTTCTAATGTTTTAATTGTTGTATACAATTGGTTTTACACTGATCACCGGTGGGTGTGTGTACTTTCAAGAgttctgtggggaaaaaaacacatgcATGTCGCTCGAGTGGGATTCAagcccatgacctttgcattgc
Protein-coding regions in this window:
- the LOC139939898 gene encoding circularly permutated Ras protein 1-like isoform X2, whose translation is MEFASTHVYNYDESDEEEITETDLDLNAQASSEYMSLQSGFNNPPEVIYDNFGGGLPPAQTQRTEAIYDNTIPTPPPRRVKPKPKKKDNGEYASAYDLLRPTNQYYSIQGEGSPQQPPPLPPMRKPKRKDPNHKHRTADTNIVAVKFDMLVNPSHLHTAKPDFCSKCEAVFSVLSKVTPGGDDSQVWHCEFCDQDNPVTAEMQRFPPESDVTYRIHQGTGEGDDTAVIFMVDISGSMSVTKEVPTRVVGNQRLNDANAALSTYQQEMAEHDRYSVEPKSTVTYISRLQAMQSAIDQQLSKMEQLQGNKRVGLIAFNDNVVVIGDGSEEPVPLEGAGLTDEQSIISLGQIFPLPAPIKEVRRCLSDKVFSLTEGGQTALGPALMLSVAVAAQKVGSKVIVCTDGLANVGLGQLDVVDDEHYNTSSEFYEHVGHYAQDSGTCVSVLTVEGEDCRVIELGSVADKTGGQVNVVDPLKLNEEFSNILDHPILATNVCAKLVLHKGMYFRNDENFGEQASQSSRNLGIVTKDSETTFEFGVRTKPIREVIYDNFGGLTVTHKDDEAKAEPIYDSVAPKSMIEGLESLPFQLHIWYTGRDGAQNLRVITMERPITKDRHFAELNANVGVLGAHAAQSAAKLAVEGLYGEARMNALVTQKLVERHAQQQGDEGEDVYQSFVATLAPIQSELYRAHTSARRQPGQRPSEDLDDMDDEAPIYSYFIGDKKSVKRGLSKKAKKRRQKITDKQANLFYKMKNATSKMFQKSQGQMKM
- the LOC139939898 gene encoding circularly permutated Ras protein 1-like isoform X1 codes for the protein MEFASTHVYNYDESDEEEITETDLDLNCHYQPYRAQASSEYMSLQSGFNNPPEVIYDNFGGGLPPAQTQRTEAIYDNTIPTPPPRRVKPKPKKKDNGEYASAYDLLRPTNQYYSIQGEGSPQQPPPLPPMRKPKRKDPNHKHRTADTNIVAVKFDMLVNPSHLHTAKPDFCSKCEAVFSVLSKVTPGGDDSQVWHCEFCDQDNPVTAEMQRFPPESDVTYRIHQGTGEGDDTAVIFMVDISGSMSVTKEVPTRVVGNQRLNDANAALSTYQQEMAEHDRYSVEPKSTVTYISRLQAMQSAIDQQLSKMEQLQGNKRVGLIAFNDNVVVIGDGSEEPVPLEGAGLTDEQSIISLGQIFPLPAPIKEVRRCLSDKVFSLTEGGQTALGPALMLSVAVAAQKVGSKVIVCTDGLANVGLGQLDVVDDEHYNTSSEFYEHVGHYAQDSGTCVSVLTVEGEDCRVIELGSVADKTGGQVNVVDPLKLNEEFSNILDHPILATNVCAKLVLHKGMYFRNDENFGEQASQSSRNLGIVTKDSETTFEFGVRTKPIREVIYDNFGGLTVTHKDDEAKAEPIYDSVAPKSMIEGLESLPFQLHIWYTGRDGAQNLRVITMERPITKDRHFAELNANVGVLGAHAAQSAAKLAVEGLYGEARMNALVTQKLVERHAQQQGDEGEDVYQSFVATLAPIQSELYRAHTSARRQPGQRPSEDLDDMDDEAPIYSYFIGDKKSVKRGLSKKAKKRRQKITDKQANLFYKMKNATSKMFQKSQGQMKM